In Dysidea avara chromosome 3, odDysAvar1.4, whole genome shotgun sequence, a single window of DNA contains:
- the LOC136249712 gene encoding uncharacterized protein — translation MWYDSLKVTSDASHEADEVPQIVVNGYSFAERCQRLGKAIEWVNREMSKMRAHDELLTRELEEMEHLTMELLPELSPERNRRRTLPSSARTSSGIGIQNGSPDEDELSSPEHSPKMKRTKSESKRRQIPAFVSHSTLNLYEAPKKSDKDMFLKSSVSLLQLNSSNLGDRRVSADSGLPSDDTEPDGLGMSFDLSFSTDVFAALANIHGISVSNSNSTTV, via the exons ATGTGGTACGACTCTCTCAAAGTGACTTCAGACGCCTCTCACGAAGCAGACGAGGTGCCACAAATTGTAGTTAATGGATATTCGTTTGCAGAAAGATGCCAGCGACTGGGCAAGGCGATAGAATGGGTTAATCGTGAAATG TCAAAGATGAGAGCCCATGATGAGCTATTGACTCGTGAGCTTGAAGAGATGGAGCACCTTACAATGGAGTTGTTACCAGAACTGTCTCCTGAGAGAAATCGACGCAGGACATTACCTTCAAGTGCTCGGACATCATCTGGTATTGGTATTCAAAATGGGTCTCCAGATGAAGATGAATTATCATCACCAGAACATTCTCCAAAAATGAAAAGAACCAAGTCTGAATCAAAACGGAGACAAATCCCTGCATTTGTATCACACTCCACTTTGAATCTCTATGAAGCACCAAAGAAATCTGACAAAGACATGTTCTTGAAGTCCAGTGTCAGCTTGTTACAGTTGAATAGCAGTAACCTAGGTGACAGAAGGGTATCGGCCGATAGTGGTCTTCCAAGTGATGATACAGAACCAGATGGTTTGGGCATGTCATTTGACTTGTCATTTTCCACTGATGTCTTCGCTGCACTAGCTAACATCCATGGTATTTCAGTGTCTAATTCTAATTCTACTACTGTTTGa
- the LOC136249708 gene encoding uncharacterized protein — translation MHHSALHLALLIASTLAFAITVIINGILNSDRASSFGVEDSIGQVGKDNPVDILPAGWTFSIWIVIYTWQGAWILYAWTFVFSCRPTAIVPINKAVHALFVISCALNIIWLYLFGNEKFTAAFVLLLLLEFTLDAMIGVATYTSYHQARELIDNGQKYDVVLTQVLLNNGIGVYETWVTIAAQVNLAVVLQHVSDTSSSTAAIVALSIILTEMLTWFIAEITFLDRFVRYTLTVYPVAIWALAGIISNNWDKDEASSVLTLVAICIAGCLLVIRFVLAVIYHFARPWNSISSVILMRNTPTPTEGSRMD, via the coding sequence ATGCATCACTCGGCTCTACACTTGGCACTGCTTATTGCTTCAACTCTGGCATTTGCCATTACTGTGATCATTAATGGGATACTGAACTCAGACAGGGCTAGTAGTTTTGGGGTAGAAGATTCAATTGGCCAGGTAGGCAAAGATAATCCTGTTGATATCCTCCCAGCTGGATGGACTTTCTCTATATGGATAGTGATCTACACTTGGCAAGGAGCATGGATTCTGTATGCCTGGACATTTGTGTTTAGCTGTAGACCTACAGCTATTGTGCCTATTAACAAAGCAGTCCATGCCTTGTTTGTGATATCGTGTGCCCTCAACATCATATGGCTCTATCTTTTTGGCAACGAGAAGTTTACAGCAGCGTTTGTGCTGTTGCTTCTGCTGGAGTTTACCCTTGATGCGATGATTGGAGTCGCCACATATACCAGTTATCACCAGGCTAGAGAACTGATTGATAATGGACAAAAGTATGACGTGGTCCTTACACAGGTTTTGCTCAACAATGGGATAGGAGTCTACGAGACATGGGTAACCATAGCAGCACAGGTCAACTTAGCTGTTGTCCTCCAGCATGTCAGTGACACTAGCTCTAGTACAGCGGCCATCGTAGCTCTCAGTATCATTCTTACTGAGATGCTCACTTGGTTTATTGCAGAGATCACTTTCCTTGATCGGTTTGTCCGTTACACATTGACAGTGTACCCAGTAGCTATTTGGGCATTAGCTGGCATCATTTCAAACAACTGGGACAAAGATGAAGCCAGTTCTGTGCTCACCCTTGTGGCCATTTGCATTGCTGGTTGCCTGTTGGTGATAAGATTCGTGCTAGCTGTGATCTATCACTTCGCAAGACCCTGGAACAGCATTAGCTCAGTTATACTGATGAGAAACACCCCAACTCCAACCGAAGGCTCCCGGATGGACTAA